A stretch of Streptomyces vietnamensis DNA encodes these proteins:
- a CDS encoding DUF6325 family protein — MGPVECVVLAFPGERLKVAAVTAVAELRRAGQVRLIDSLVVVKSATGEVSTSELVEYEEYDEATAEIGPEANLLGPEDAAEAAETLEPGSCALMLLVEHVWAARAADAIREAGGRIAGTVRVPPEVVEEARAAHREAVAAAAVGRS, encoded by the coding sequence CGCCTTCCCGGGGGAGCGGCTGAAAGTGGCGGCGGTGACGGCCGTCGCGGAGCTCCGCAGGGCGGGCCAGGTACGGCTGATCGACTCGCTCGTCGTCGTCAAGTCCGCCACCGGCGAGGTGTCCACCTCCGAACTCGTCGAGTACGAGGAGTACGACGAGGCCACCGCCGAGATCGGACCCGAGGCCAATCTGCTCGGCCCCGAGGACGCGGCCGAGGCCGCCGAGACGCTCGAACCGGGCTCGTGCGCGCTGATGCTGCTCGTCGAGCACGTCTGGGCCGCGCGCGCGGCGGACGCGATCCGCGAGGCCGGCGGGCGGATCGCCGGGACCGTGCGCGTACCGCCCGAGGTCGTCGAAGAGGCGCGGGCGGCCCATCGCGAGGCCGTGGCCGCCGCAGCGGTCGGAAGGAGCTGA
- a CDS encoding SHOCT domain-containing protein codes for MFLRRRPLLRPVVRPAGAPLLRGALVGGAAYAAGRSSARAARREEDQEQAIAELQARQQPPAAPPSPPSAPPAPAAPPASGGAPTITDQLARLGELAQQGLLTPEEFAAAKAKLLGV; via the coding sequence ATGTTCCTGCGACGACGCCCTCTCCTGCGACCGGTCGTCCGGCCCGCGGGCGCGCCCCTGTTGCGCGGCGCCCTCGTGGGCGGCGCGGCGTACGCGGCGGGCCGCAGCTCCGCGCGTGCCGCGCGCCGCGAGGAGGACCAGGAGCAGGCCATCGCCGAGCTCCAGGCCCGACAGCAGCCCCCGGCGGCCCCGCCGTCGCCGCCGAGCGCACCCCCGGCCCCCGCCGCGCCGCCCGCCTCCGGCGGAGCGCCGACGATCACCGACCAGCTGGCACGTCTCGGCGAGCTCGCCCAGCAGGGCCTGCTCACACCCGAGGAGTTCGCGGCCGCCAAGGCGAAGCTGCTCGGCGTCTGA
- a CDS encoding peroxiredoxin: MNVGDLVEDFTLSDETGAPRSLTGLLAEGPVVLFFYPAALTPGCTAEACHFRDLAAEFRAVGALPVGISSDGVERQQEFAERHSLGYPLLSDPDGAVRERFGVKRGFSLAPTKRVTFVIGQDRRVREVVRSELRMSAHADRALATLRRG; encoded by the coding sequence ATGAACGTCGGTGACCTCGTCGAGGACTTCACCCTTTCGGACGAGACGGGCGCCCCGCGCTCGCTGACCGGCCTGCTCGCCGAAGGCCCGGTCGTCCTCTTCTTCTACCCGGCGGCCCTCACCCCGGGCTGCACCGCCGAGGCCTGCCACTTCCGCGACCTCGCGGCCGAGTTCCGGGCCGTCGGCGCCCTGCCCGTCGGGATCAGCTCCGACGGGGTGGAGCGGCAGCAGGAGTTCGCCGAGCGGCACTCGCTCGGCTACCCCCTGCTGTCCGACCCGGACGGTGCCGTACGGGAACGGTTCGGCGTGAAGCGCGGGTTCTCGCTCGCGCCGACGAAGCGGGTCACCTTCGTGATCGGCCAGGACCGGCGGGTCCGGGAGGTCGTCCGCAGCGAACTGCGGATGAGCGCCCACGCGGACCGCGCGCTGGCCACCCTGCGCCGCGGCTGA
- a CDS encoding PadR family transcriptional regulator: MSLKHAVLAALLEGEASGYDLAKIFDVSVANFWAATPQQLYRELERLAEAGLITARVVEQERRPNKRMFSLTEPGRRDLVAYTSTPPRPSAVRDELMVQVQACDEGDTAAVREFVAQRMETARAKLARYDRLREWMLGGRDEDAYLAEAERIGPYLTLMRGRFFEEENLRWGERALAVLDRRAAARTTAPEAAHRG; encoded by the coding sequence ATGTCGCTCAAGCACGCCGTCCTCGCAGCTCTCCTGGAGGGCGAGGCCTCCGGATACGACCTGGCCAAGATCTTCGACGTGTCCGTCGCCAACTTCTGGGCCGCCACCCCGCAGCAGCTCTACCGCGAGCTGGAGCGGCTCGCCGAGGCGGGTCTGATCACGGCCCGCGTGGTGGAGCAGGAACGGCGCCCCAACAAGCGGATGTTCAGCCTCACGGAGCCGGGCAGGCGGGATCTGGTCGCCTACACGAGCACCCCGCCGCGCCCGAGCGCCGTCCGCGACGAGCTGATGGTGCAGGTGCAGGCCTGCGACGAGGGCGACACCGCGGCCGTCCGGGAGTTCGTGGCGCAGCGGATGGAGACGGCCAGGGCCAAGCTGGCCCGCTACGACCGGCTGCGGGAGTGGATGCTCGGCGGCCGGGACGAGGACGCGTACCTGGCCGAGGCGGAGCGGATCGGTCCGTACCTCACGCTGATGCGCGGCCGGTTCTTCGAGGAGGAGAACCTGCGCTGGGGCGAGCGCGCCCTCGCCGTGCTCGACCGGCGCGCCGCCGCACGGACCACGGCTCCGGAGGCGGCGCACCGGGGGTGA
- a CDS encoding SRPBCC family protein, with protein MDSDTFVYTTYIRTTPDELWQALTDPDLTRRYWGVAFETTWTPGASMVWEEHGRRTADPEQVVLEAKPGRLLSYTWHTFTPDWAEAVRLEQEVYERLTRERRSRVTFVIEPSGDTVKLTVTHGDLEPDGTIKGLIGEGWPALISSLKSLLETGEELPEPAR; from the coding sequence ATGGACAGCGACACGTTCGTCTACACCACCTACATCCGGACGACCCCCGACGAGCTCTGGCAGGCGCTCACCGACCCGGACCTCACCCGCCGCTACTGGGGCGTGGCCTTCGAGACGACGTGGACCCCGGGCGCGTCCATGGTCTGGGAGGAGCACGGCCGCAGGACCGCCGACCCCGAGCAGGTCGTCCTGGAGGCCAAGCCCGGCCGCCTCCTCTCGTACACCTGGCACACCTTCACCCCGGACTGGGCGGAGGCCGTCCGCCTCGAGCAGGAGGTGTACGAGCGCCTCACCCGCGAGCGCCGGTCCCGGGTGACCTTCGTGATCGAGCCGTCCGGCGACACGGTCAAGCTCACGGTCACCCATGGCGACCTGGAGCCCGACGGCACCATCAAGGGCCTGATCGGCGAGGGCTGGCCCGCGCTGATCTCCAGCCTCAAGTCCCTTCTGGAGACGGGCGAGGAACTCCCGGAGCCGGCCCGCTGA